In one window of Geotrypetes seraphini chromosome 3, aGeoSer1.1, whole genome shotgun sequence DNA:
- the LETMD1 gene encoding LETM1 domain-containing protein 1 isoform X5 → MYFFPRQFLIQHFWTAQQQEEFMDVYHSIRAESYPEVLSGLQQAVPRLQDQHLKEKMLQLCTEVQHGSQPAVAELKNVSWAFSGPPLNLKHLKMHDMKALSRVLFLTPYLPMFFLRWRLENNTFELHHLDMALLKLGVNELSDKELKNACYVRGLNPTQLTAAECRVWINQWLQLSSRLKDSEISLLLFSLVLLSTNYFRSSRH, encoded by the exons gtaTTTTTTCCCTAGACAATTCTTGATACAACATTTTTGGACTGCACAGCAGCAAGAAGAGTTTATGGATGTGTACCATTCCATCCGGGCAGAGTCTTATCCTGAAGTCTTATCTGGATTGCAGCAGGCAGTTCCTAGGCTGCAGGACCAGCATCTTAAAGAAAAGATgttgcagctttgcacagag GTTCAGCATGGTTCTCAACCGGCAGTTGCAGAACTGAAGAATGTGAGTTGGGCCTTCTCTGGACCTCCCTTGAATCTGAAGCATCTGAAAATGCACGATATG AAAGCATTGAGCCGGGTTCTATTCCTGACGCCCTACTTACCCATGTTTTTCCTGCGCTGGCGGCTAGAGAATAACACATTTGAGCTTCATCACCTTGACATGGCTCTCCTGAAGCTTGGAGTTAACGAACTCTCGGacaaagaactcaaaaat GCGTGTTATGTCCGAGGACTGAATCCTACTCAACTGACTGCAGCAGAATGCAGAGTCTGGATCAACCAGTGGCTTCAGCTCTCCAGCAGATTGAAAG ATTCTGAGATTTCTCTCTTGTTGTTCAGTCTGGTTTTGCTCTCGACCAACTACTTCCGCTCTTCCAGGCATTGA